One genomic window of Paenisporosarcina antarctica includes the following:
- a CDS encoding DsbA family oxidoreductase encodes MKIEVWSDYVCPFCYIGKRRLEEAIELTGLAQNIDVQFKAYQLDPSTPTISEKSTYERLAEKYQTTVEAAKQMTTSVNQQAQTVGLKFDFDNAKAANTFDAHRLAKWAEAQGKPAEASERLLKAYFIEAQEIGRHEVLLNLIEEIGLDRTQAAEVLSSNAFEKEVKQEIEEGMSLGVQGVPFFVINRKYAISGAQPAEAFAEALRKVAEEEGISSKLQTLGQDNVGICKDDNCEI; translated from the coding sequence ATGAAAATTGAAGTATGGTCGGACTATGTATGTCCATTTTGTTATATTGGAAAGCGTCGCTTAGAAGAAGCGATTGAATTAACTGGATTAGCTCAAAATATTGATGTTCAATTTAAAGCATATCAACTAGATCCAAGTACACCAACCATTTCAGAAAAATCAACATATGAAAGACTGGCTGAAAAATATCAAACAACCGTTGAAGCCGCTAAACAAATGACAACTTCGGTTAATCAACAAGCACAGACTGTAGGACTAAAATTTGATTTTGATAATGCTAAAGCCGCAAATACGTTTGATGCACATAGGTTAGCTAAATGGGCGGAAGCGCAAGGGAAACCAGCTGAAGCAAGTGAACGTTTATTAAAAGCATATTTTATCGAAGCACAAGAAATTGGTCGACACGAAGTCTTGCTGAACTTAATCGAAGAAATTGGCTTGGATCGCACACAAGCTGCTGAGGTTTTATCTTCTAATGCATTTGAAAAAGAAGTAAAACAAGAAATCGAAGAAGGTATGTCACTTGGCGTGCAAGGAGTTCCTTTCTTTGTTATTAACCGTAAGTATGCAATTTCTGGTGCACAACCTGCAGAAGCATTTGCAGAAGCGTTAAGAAAAGTGGCAGAAGAAGAAGGAATTTCTTCAAAACTACAAACACTAGGACAAGACAATGTGGGAATTTGTAAAGACGATAATTGTGAAATATAA
- a CDS encoding protein-glutamine gamma-glutamyltransferase, whose amino-acid sequence MIQLSGMPFQQGDLWSSGSIERMIIQRMIEDTVVYSYQFIGELSFELKLRKNIIVSARAMNQSKVRFERFLNSRCNPQYWQLTSTGGFLLRQGVKPSDAIQDIYVNSSQYAFECATAMIIIYYHALLNVIGESLFNQYFQNIYLYGWHADPDLGKNVTYTTHFLPGDVVYFENPDFHPQTPYWRGENAVVLGDSTYFGHGIGIKTAEQMIVTLNEARMPEANQSAYLTNIVARPSFIHLAKLSISQLGYSVHKNQHIIHHNSSSVPIDRYEF is encoded by the coding sequence ATGATTCAACTATCGGGGATGCCCTTTCAACAAGGTGACCTGTGGTCGTCTGGTAGTATTGAACGCATGATTATTCAACGGATGATTGAAGATACAGTCGTTTACTCGTATCAATTCATAGGTGAATTATCTTTTGAACTTAAGTTGCGAAAAAATATTATAGTAAGTGCAAGAGCTATGAATCAAAGCAAAGTGAGGTTTGAAAGGTTTTTAAATTCCCGTTGTAATCCTCAATACTGGCAATTGACGAGTACCGGCGGATTTTTGCTGCGGCAGGGAGTAAAACCATCAGACGCGATTCAGGATATCTACGTGAACAGTTCACAATATGCGTTTGAATGTGCAACTGCAATGATTATTATCTATTACCATGCGCTCCTAAACGTTATAGGCGAATCCTTATTTAATCAATACTTTCAAAATATCTATTTATACGGCTGGCATGCTGATCCTGACCTTGGAAAAAATGTAACTTACACAACCCATTTTCTGCCTGGAGATGTCGTCTATTTTGAAAATCCGGACTTCCATCCACAAACCCCTTATTGGAGAGGAGAAAATGCTGTTGTTCTAGGAGATAGTACGTATTTTGGGCATGGGATAGGAATAAAGACGGCTGAACAAATGATTGTTACGCTGAATGAAGCGAGAATGCCAGAGGCAAATCAATCAGCATATCTGACAAATATAGTTGCAAGACCATCTTTCATCCATTTGGCGAAACTTTCAATATCGCAACTAGGTTATTCGGTTCATAAAAATCAACATATTATCCATCATAACTCAAGTTCGGTTCCAATTGATCGATATGAGTTCTAA
- a CDS encoding FMN-dependent NADH-azoreductase: MNILVVKANNRPSSEGVSSKMHEVFMNELPQTNELNINTFDVFKEDMPYFGQDFFNAMKKSAQAEQLSDIEQRILTASNKAMDAFMDADVVVFAFPLWNKTIPAPLQTFIDYVYRAGVTFSYSENGPVGLVPDKKVIILNARGGVYSTPEMAPAEMSVNYVRMIMNFFGITNIEEVIIEGHNQYPDHAEQIIADGMQEVKTVANRLAPVMV, from the coding sequence ATGAATATATTAGTTGTAAAAGCAAATAACCGTCCTTCTTCAGAAGGCGTTTCTAGTAAAATGCACGAAGTATTTATGAATGAATTACCACAAACAAATGAACTAAACATCAACACATTTGATGTTTTCAAAGAAGATATGCCATATTTCGGTCAAGATTTCTTCAATGCTATGAAAAAATCAGCTCAAGCTGAGCAGTTATCAGATATCGAACAACGTATTTTAACTGCTTCAAATAAAGCAATGGACGCATTTATGGATGCTGATGTCGTAGTTTTCGCATTCCCATTGTGGAACAAAACCATCCCAGCGCCACTACAAACGTTTATTGACTACGTTTACCGTGCGGGCGTAACGTTTAGTTATAGTGAAAATGGTCCAGTTGGATTAGTACCAGATAAAAAAGTCATCATCTTGAACGCTCGTGGTGGAGTTTACTCAACACCAGAAATGGCTCCAGCTGAAATGAGTGTTAATTATGTCCGCATGATCATGAATTTCTTCGGGATTACAAACATTGAAGAAGTGATTATTGAAGGGCACAATCAATATCCAGATCACGCAGAACAAATTATTGCTGACGGAATGCAAGAAGTTAAAACAGTTGCAAATCGTTTAGCGCCAGTAATGGTTTAA